A genomic window from Haliaeetus albicilla chromosome 10, bHalAlb1.1, whole genome shotgun sequence includes:
- the LOC138687168 gene encoding scale keratin-like — translation MSCYDLCSTSACGVNRPQPLADSCNEPCIRQCPDSTTVIQPPPVVVTFPGPILSSFPQDSAVGSSGAPVLGGYGGYGGLYGFGGYGSRGYGGLYGYGGYGSLGYRGLYGYGGYGSLGCGGLYGYGRPYGSGYCNPYSSWSNRYSHGHCRPC, via the coding sequence ATGTCTTGCTACGACCTGTGTTCCACCTCTGCCTGCGGCGTCAaccgcccccagcccctcgctGACAGCTGCAATGAGCCGTGCATCCGTCAGTGCCCTGACTCCACAACTGTGATCCAGCCACCCCCTGTTGTCGTCACCTTCCCaggccccatcctcagctccttcccacaGGATTCGGCTGTGGGATCCTCTGGAGCACCCGTCCTTGGGGGCTACGGGGGCTACGGCGGCCTGTATGGCTTTGGGGGCTATGGCTCCCGGGGCTATGGGGGTCTGTATGGCTATGGGGGCTATGGCTCCCTGGGCTATAGGGGTCTATATGGCTATGGAGGCTATGGCTCCCTAGGCTGTGGGGGCCTGTATGGCTATGGTAGACCCTATGGTTCTGGCTATTGCAACCCTTACTCCTCCTGGTCCAACAGGTACAGCCATGGCCACTGCAGGCCCTGCTAA
- the LOC104312173 gene encoding scale keratin: MSCYNLCSTSACGVNRPQPLADSCNEPCVRQCPDSTTVIQPPPVVVTFPGPILSSFPQDSAVGSSGAPVLGGYGGYGSRGYGGLYGYGGSSLDCGGLYGYGGSLGYRGLYGYGRSYGSGSCSPCSYRYSRYSRGICGPC, from the coding sequence ATGTCTTGCTACAACCTGTGTTCCACCTCTGCCTGCGGCGTCAaccgcccccagcccctcgctGACAGCTGCAATGAGCCGTGCGTCCGTCAGTGCCCTGACTCCACAACTGTGATCCAGCCACCCCCTGTTGTCGTCACCTTCCCaggccccatcctcagctccttcccacaGGATTCGGCTGTGGGATCCTCTGGAGCACCCGTCCTTGGGGGCTACGGGGGCTACGGCTCCCGGGGCTACGGGGGCCTGTATGGCTATGGGGGCTCCTCCCTGGATTGTGGGGGTCTGTATGGCTATGGGGGCTCCCTGGGTTACAGGGGCCTGTATGGCTATGGTAGATCCTATGGTTCCGGCTCTTGCAGCCCTTGCTCCTACCGGTACAGCAGGTACAGCCGTGGCATCTGCGGGCCCTGCTAA